The DNA sequence TTCCTTTTGGATATTCAAAGACCTCTTGTAGTAGTCCAGCGCTTCCGCATAATCACCCCGGTTGACGTGAACGATCCCGATGCTGCGGAGACTCAACGCCGCCCCTCTTTTTTCGCCGATCTCCTCCCGGATCTTCAGGGACTTCTTATAACACTCTAATGCCTCGTCGTAATCACCACGGTTCATGTGAACACTTCCGATGCTATGTAAGCTCTCCGCGAGTCCCTTTTGATCACGCGTTTTCCGGTAGATCCCATAGGACTTTTCCGCGTAGGCCATCATCTCATCGAAATTGTCCTGAAGATCATAAATCTTGCTTATTGTGGACAGCGCATCAGCTTCTTTCTTCTCTTCTCCCTTTGCTCGGGCCGAATCCTCCACAAACCGATACTCCTCCAGGGCTTTTTCATAGTCCCCCGTAATCTGATAGACATCTCCTAATCCTTCAGCGATGGCAATCCTCTCCTCCTCGGACTCCCGGTTCAACCTGGGCAGTATCTCTCTCGCCTTCCTATACAAGTGGATAGCTTCCTGGTTCGCATAGTCGTTCTTCGCCTGCCTGGCCGACCTGAGGGCGCTGTTCAGTCCCTTCTCCCACTTCTCCCCTCGCTCAAAGTGATACACTAGCCGGCCGTTTAGCTGTTGGAGCCTTCCAGCATATATGTTTTCCAGGGCTTCGCCCGCCTGCCCGTGCCACAACCGGCGCCTTACTTTCCCAATCCCTGAATATAGAACGTCGGCCATAAGGGCGTGGATGAAACGATACCGCTCTTCTCCTCTCTCGAAACTCTCGCGCACAATATGTGTCTTGACTCCTGCTTCGACTGCGTCAAGGATCTCTCTTTGCGACCGGTCCTGAATTGTCTGTAAGACTTCAAACTCGAACTCCTCCCCGATAAGAGCACCGCAAGCAAGTATTTCCTTGGTGCCCGGGTCGAGAGAATCAATCCGCCTCTGAAGTACTGCGTGAACCGATTGGGGAACCTCCTGGATCTTCGGCAAACCCTCTCTCACTTCTTCCTCAGTCAGGAATTTCAGCAGTTCCTCTGCAAAGAAAGGATTCCCCTCGGTCTTTTGATAAAGAAAATCCTGTAACTCTCGAGAGACCTTTATTCCGGGATAGAGCAGGCGAACCATGGCAGAAATGCTCTCAGCAGAAAGAGGTTCAAGGGCAATTTCTTCTGAGAGCCCCTCCCGCTGCAGAGAACCTGCAAATCGAAGGAGCCTGGATCCTTCTTGGCCGACAGCCTCCTCGGTTCGATAGGTACCGCATAGGAGGACCCCTGTTTTTTTCAGATTGCGGGCAAGGTACTGGAGAAGATCGAGGCTTGCTCCATCGGACCAATGGAGGTCCTCCACGATGAAGAGAAGGGAGTCTTTTGCTTGCTTGGTGAGGGTTACGAACAGTAACCGGACGGCCTCAAACAGGCGGAATGGGTCCGGAGCCCGATCCAGCTCGGAAGGCTGCAGCTCTGTCAGTCCCGGAAGAATGCGGGCAAGCTCCCTTTGGGAATAGCCAGGCAGGTTCTTAAGCAGCAAGGATCGCTCCTCTTTCTTCTCACTGAAGAAGCGGCTGAAGGCCTCCCGAAATGGGTAATAGTGGATGGCGCGGGTCTCCTCGTGACAACCGCCGACAAGTGCGGTTCCTCCTCTTCTTTCCAGAATCTGCTGCAGCTCCTTGACCAGTCTTGTCTTGCCTACCCCGGCTTCCCCGTGAATCAGAACCAACCTCCCTTTCTCCTGATGTGCCTCTTGAAGAAGGGACCGCAGCCGTGCTGATTCGCTGTCTCGACCGACGATGTACGGGGTTGAGACCAGAGGGCGTCCGATGGACTTTTTAGGAATGTCCTTCTCTCCACAGTGTCCGTTGCCGCCTCGTCGCTTCACGGTATAGAGGGCCTGGTCCGCCCAGCCCACGAGTGCTTCGAGATCTCTCCCCTTTTCTGCATAGAAGGTATAGCCCAAACTGCAGGTCACAGGCTGGATGGGTTCTCCCTTTTCGTCTGTCCAGGATGCTTGAGCGAGATTCTCTTTAATCCTCTCGGCCACGCGGATCACATCATCCTCTCTGATCTCAGGGAAGATCATCACAAATTCGTCTCCTGCGTAGCGACACAAGATATCAGAAGGTCGAATGGTCTTTTCGAGCAACGCCGCGACCTGGGAGAGAACTTGGTCTCCGGTAAGATGGCCATAGAAGTCATTAATAGGCTTGAAGTTGTCCAGGTCGATCATGGCTAAAGCGAAAGAGGAACCCTTTTTGTCTGCTCTTCGCTTCTCCTCGAGAAGTTTTTCACGGAAGTAGCGCCTGTTGTGGAGACCGGTCAGATCATCGACGTATTCGAGTCGTTCTTTTTGTTTGGGTCTTGCCATGGTCTCATCCAGAGAGTAAGAACCTCACAAGGCTCTTAGTTTCCAGTACGACGTCGACACGATGGCCACTTCTTTGGGGTTGAGAGAGCATTTTGCCCTGGAAATCAATCACCTAGATTACTACGAAATAGGATACATATCAAGACAAAAATGGGCCGTCCCTCATATCTGAGACCGTTGATCTGAGATCGAAGAACTTGCTAAGCTTTCGCCAGGATGTTATGGATATCGTTTTTCTTTTGACAACGTACCTCGTTTTTGCTAGCTTCTAAGCGAGCATTTGACCGGGATGAGGTTCCCGAGTCTCGCCGACCTATTGGGCTGGTTACCCGGAATAGAAAGGAGGTGTTCATCATGGCATACTTCGGCAATCCGGCTGACAAGATTGTCCATATCAATCAACCGTCAGACCAACGATGTGACAAGGCCAACGAGATAATAGAGAACAACGACCCACGAATAGACTTCGACAAGCTTTACAAAGCCAAAGGGTATAAGATATGCGAGCTCTGTAACATGGCACCCGCTAGCGTACCAGGTACCCCAAACTAGGACACAGAGGGTCGGCTCAGGCGACACGAGACGCATCAGGCCAACAGAGACCCTTGAATTCTTGAGCATGGTTGTTGCGTGTCCTTGTCTGGCGAGATCGCAGATGGAAAGTCGTAGGGGCGCAGCCTGCCCTTCGAAGCTTCAGCGAAGGAGGGTTTCCGCGCCCTAGATAAATCCTAAATCCGAAGCTCTAAGCACTTCACCCCGTTAGATAGATCTAATAAGAGGTGGGAGTAGTGTAGCAAACGGATATCTTGCACAGTGTATGAACTCGTTCTATGAAATCGCAGCTCATTATCTAACGGGGTAAACAATATCCAATAACCCAAATCCAAATGACCTAAACGTCCGTTTTGAGCATTTGGTATTTGAATTTTGGATTTGTTTGGGATTTGGATATTGGGATTTCGGATTTGTCCCAGTATAGGGGGTGGTTACCGGGTTTGGGGCGCAAGTTCTGCGTGGGATTCTGCTTCTTCTTCCCTC is a window from the candidate division TA06 bacterium genome containing:
- a CDS encoding tetratricopeptide repeat protein codes for the protein MARPKQKERLEYVDDLTGLHNRRYFREKLLEEKRRADKKGSSFALAMIDLDNFKPINDFYGHLTGDQVLSQVAALLEKTIRPSDILCRYAGDEFVMIFPEIREDDVIRVAERIKENLAQASWTDEKGEPIQPVTCSLGYTFYAEKGRDLEALVGWADQALYTVKRRGGNGHCGEKDIPKKSIGRPLVSTPYIVGRDSESARLRSLLQEAHQEKGRLVLIHGEAGVGKTRLVKELQQILERRGGTALVGGCHEETRAIHYYPFREAFSRFFSEKKEERSLLLKNLPGYSQRELARILPGLTELQPSELDRAPDPFRLFEAVRLLFVTLTKQAKDSLLFIVEDLHWSDGASLDLLQYLARNLKKTGVLLCGTYRTEEAVGQEGSRLLRFAGSLQREGLSEEIALEPLSAESISAMVRLLYPGIKVSRELQDFLYQKTEGNPFFAEELLKFLTEEEVREGLPKIQEVPQSVHAVLQRRIDSLDPGTKEILACGALIGEEFEFEVLQTIQDRSQREILDAVEAGVKTHIVRESFERGEERYRFIHALMADVLYSGIGKVRRRLWHGQAGEALENIYAGRLQQLNGRLVYHFERGEKWEKGLNSALRSARQAKNDYANQEAIHLYRKAREILPRLNRESEEERIAIAEGLGDVYQITGDYEKALEEYRFVEDSARAKGEEKKEADALSTISKIYDLQDNFDEMMAYAEKSYGIYRKTRDQKGLAESLHSIGSVHMNRGDYDEALECYKKSLKIREEIGEKRGAALSLRSIGIVHVNRGDYAEALDYYKRSLNIQKEIGNKRDVGSSLNSIGNVFADQGKYAKALEYYEDTLAIRREIGDRSGIAGTLFNIGRIHSDRGNYGKALKCLGEALKIQREIGNRRHVAMSLNSIGIIHWNHGDYDDALRCYEKALKIQREIGDTPGSTLSLHNIGIIHANRGNYGKALKCYEEALNIQREIGGKRGMAQTLHSIGVVHWSRGDYEQALKCHEESLSTKREIGDRRGVAVSLISIGNIHVNRGDYTEALKCYEEALNIQREIGDK